The genomic region CCACTTCGGTCGTGAACAGGGCAAGCAGAGCCCAAAGAATTACGGCAACCGAACCGATCAGCGTTGCCTTGCGTTTTTCATCCATCGCACCCATCCCGGTTTGCTGATTTTACAAACCGGAAGATGCGCCTGTTTGACGATCCGGTCTTTGCCCAAACTCCGGAAGTTCGCCACAAGTACTTGATGGGAAGTATAGGCCCTAGAAGGCCGTCGGATCGCGGCGGATCGATCTGGGCGCGCAGCCAAACCGCCTGGAAAAAGCACGTGAAAAGGCGCTTTGATCGGCAAACCCGACCGCATTTGCCAGATCGGACATCGAAAGGCGAATTTCAGGATCACGCAAAAGCGCCATGGCCATTTGCAGGCGTTGCTCGGTCAACCAGCGCATCGGGCTTGTCCCGATATATTTCTCTGGAAGGCGCTAAACAGGCTGCTCTCCGATTGGGCGGCAATGGTCGCCATGTCACTAATCGTGATGTCTTCGCCCAACCGGGCCTCCGCCCATGCCATGGTACGAAGGAGCCGTGATGGCAGCGCCGCCATGCCAAAGGCATTCCCACCACGGCTCTGACGACTACGCAGTAAAAGCGTCTTCAGACAATCGAGCATATCAGTTTGGGATTCGTGATCGCGTAGTGGTTCGATCGCCTGCAACAGCGCGACCAGCCCCCTCTGATGCCCCAACCCCACTTCAAGATACGTTGCAGCACTGCCATGGCGATGCCAAAGTGCCTCAAGACCGGTGCGATGGGCCAGATCGGCATCGACATCAAGCACAAGGAACCGGTTAAGTCCCTCGGCGCGATAGGCATGGGTTTTACCCGCCTCGACAAAGGCCAGTTGGCGACCACACACCTCACCCCCGGCGCCCTTCGACCTCCATCTCAAGCTTGCCGAGCTCGGAGATGATGATCTGGTGGAAATCGCCGTGGCTGTGGCTTTGTGCTTCGGGGCGGTATTGCCGCATGCTGTACTGCATCGGATCCTCGGTCTCGCAGAATGACGGGCACACAATATCAGCGCTTTTCGCAATGATAAATCCCTTCG from Thalassospira indica harbors:
- a CDS encoding helix-turn-helix domain-containing protein, whose amino-acid sequence is MRWLTEQRLQMAMALLRDPEIRLSMSDLANAVGFADQSAFSRAFSRRFGCAPRSIRRDPTAF